In one window of Ovis aries strain OAR_USU_Benz2616 breed Rambouillet chromosome 5, ARS-UI_Ramb_v3.0, whole genome shotgun sequence DNA:
- the LOC101112900 gene encoding putative gustatory receptor clone PTE01: MDQLANDDLGTCHFLVIFLPNSFLFQRCPRYIQPQNLTQNLTSVSEFFLLGLSDDPELQPLLCILFLSMYLVTVLGNLFIIQAVTSDSHLHTPMYFFLSNLSLVDIGFISSTVPNMIVNIQTHSRVISCEGCLTQMSIFILFRGMDCTLLTAMAYDRFVAICHPLHYTAIMNPCLCCSLVLVSFLVSLLESQVHNLIVLQLTCFKDVEISNFFCDPSLLLDLACSDTVTNNIVMYFVGTVFGFLPLSGIFFSYYKILSSILRIPSTGGKYKAFSTCGSHLAVVCLFYGTGLGVYLISAISQSPRKDVTASVVYTVVAPMLNPFIYSLRNRDIKRAMWKLFSKIISSLYLCHPFGVYKAEKCSKTNI; the protein is encoded by the exons ATGGACCAACTGGCTAATGATGATCT TGGTACATGCCATTTTCTCGTAATCTTTCTTccaaactcttttctttttcaaaggtgTCCAAGATACATACAACCACAGAATCTAACACAGAATCTAACCAGTGTCTCAGAATTCTTCCTCCTGGGCCTGTCAGATGATCCAGAACTGCAGCCTTTGCTCTGTATCCTGTTTCTGTCCATGTACCTGGTCACTGTGCTGGGAAACCTGTTCATTATCCAGGCCGTCACCTCTgactcccacctccacacccccatgtacttcttcctctccaacctgTCCTTGGTTGACATTGGTTTCATCTCCAGCACTGTCCCCAATATGATTGTGAACATCCAAACTCACAGCAGAGTCATCTCCTGTGAAGGCTGCCTGACTCAGATGtctatttttatccttttcagAGGCATGGATTGCACGCTTCTGACTGCTATGGCCTATGACCGGTTTGTGGCCATCTGTCATCCACTGCACTACACGGCCATCATGAACCCCTGCCTGTGCTGCTCCTTAGTTTTGGTGTCTTTCTTGGTTAGCCTTTTGGAGTCCCAGGTGCACAATTTGATTGTGTTACAACTTACCTGCTTCAAGGATGTGGAAATTTCTAACTTCTTCTGTGACCCTTCTCTGCTCCTCGACCTGGCCTGTTCTGACACTGTCACCAATAACATAGTCATGTATTTTGTTGGTACCGTCTTCGGTTTTCTCCCTTTATCAGGAATCTTTTTCTCTTACTATAAAattctttcttccattctgagaaTCCCCTCAACAGGTGGGAAATATaaagccttctccacctgtggctCCCACCTGGCagttgtttgcttattttatggAACAGGCCTTGGGGTGTACCTCATCTCAGCCATCTCACAATCTCCCAGGAAGGATGTGACAGCATCAGTGGTGTACACTGTGGTCgcccccatgctgaaccccttcatctacagTCTTAGGAACAGAGACATCAAAAGGGCCATGTGGAAGTTGTTCAGCAAAATAATCTCATCTTTGTACCTGTGCCACCCATTTGGAGTGTATAAGGCTGAAAAATGTAGCAAAACTAACATCTAG